A genomic stretch from Algoriphagus halophilus includes:
- a CDS encoding O-methyltransferase produces the protein MNDRIIQNEPKIHPQIEAKSSEIGFTMPSDLYIGCLLKTLIASKPKGNFLELGTGIGLSLSWMVDGMDSDSTITSVDNDPQLIEIAKGFFGKDSRVNLVLEDGAKWIEEYQGPGFDLIFADAWPGKYSHLDEIFSLLQVGGIYVIDDMDEQPNWPEGHAEKAQELVKQLESREDFHLCKMNWSTGVILMTKIN, from the coding sequence ATGAACGATCGTATCATCCAAAACGAACCGAAAATCCACCCTCAAATTGAAGCTAAATCTTCAGAGATTGGTTTTACCATGCCTTCTGACCTTTACATAGGTTGCCTCTTAAAAACGTTGATCGCCAGTAAACCAAAAGGCAATTTCCTGGAGCTTGGAACCGGCATAGGATTATCACTTTCCTGGATGGTGGATGGGATGGATTCAGATTCAACCATCACTTCAGTAGATAACGATCCCCAATTAATTGAAATCGCAAAAGGATTTTTTGGAAAGGATTCTAGAGTCAATTTGGTTTTGGAGGATGGTGCCAAATGGATAGAGGAGTACCAGGGCCCTGGCTTTGACTTGATTTTTGCAGATGCCTGGCCTGGTAAATACAGTCATTTGGATGAGATTTTTTCCCTGCTCCAGGTGGGAGGAATCTACGTGATTGATGATATGGATGAACAACCTAATTGGCCGGAAGGTCATGCAGAAAAAGCGCAGGAATTGGTGAAACAATTGGAATCCCGAGAAGATTTTCATTTGTGCAAAATGAACTGGTCCACAGGGGTGATTCTAATGACTAAAATCAACTAG
- a CDS encoding B12-binding domain-containing radical SAM protein has translation MATKVLFITPPFTQLNTPYPATAYLKGYLNTLGIPSNQMDLGMEVILALFSKKGLRKVFDLIEQQDLELSDNAARIVRLQANYLQTIDAVISFLQDKNPTLAYHISEGDYLPEAGRFEQLDDLEWAFGTLGVRDKARYFATLYLEDLGDLITEAIDPNFGFSRYAEKLAVSASDFDEMEVALNQETGLIDQMMLELLGEEIEMVQPDSIAFSVPFPGNLYGALKCGQFIKSQFPEISVWMGGGYPNTELRSLKDPRIFDFIDFITLDDGEAPVRLLLEHLEGKRPLEELKRTFIREDDKVRFLNNSSVKDVSKREVGTPDYSDLKLQDYLSVIEVANPMHRLWSDGRWNKLTLAHGCYWGKCTFCDISLDYIGRYEPITASILADRIEEIMDQTGNNGFHFVDEAAPPALMRDLAIEILRRGLTVVWWTNIRFESSFTLDLCRLLRASGCIAVSGGLEVASDRLLALIKKGVTVAQVAQVCNHFTESGIMVHAYLMYGFPTQTTQETVDSLEMVRQLFEMGVLQSAFWHRFAMTAHSPVGLNPKAFSVSRVGEKEGDFANNELEFVDPVGADHGEFGDGLRKSLFNYMHGIGFEIPLQDWFDRKMPKTSIGPQYIAKAIQSEPGIPYKDQQRILWIGAQPELIALEDEDSCDLVFSGKKEDFAMELPMALGEWVFNLLSEVSYTQNLKTLKPIRQSYESQLGDFEELAESEVWDILRAQGLLIF, from the coding sequence GTGGCCACAAAAGTTCTATTTATTACACCACCCTTTACCCAGCTAAATACGCCTTATCCTGCAACAGCCTATTTAAAAGGGTATTTAAATACCTTGGGGATTCCTTCCAACCAAATGGATTTAGGGATGGAGGTAATTTTAGCCTTGTTTTCGAAAAAAGGACTTCGAAAGGTTTTTGATTTGATTGAACAGCAGGATTTGGAGTTATCAGACAATGCTGCCAGAATAGTCAGGCTCCAGGCAAATTACCTTCAAACCATAGATGCAGTCATCTCTTTTTTGCAGGATAAAAACCCCACGTTGGCTTATCATATTTCGGAAGGAGATTATTTACCGGAAGCTGGTAGGTTTGAACAATTGGATGATTTGGAATGGGCATTCGGGACCTTGGGGGTACGTGATAAAGCCCGGTATTTTGCCACCTTATACCTGGAAGATCTAGGAGATTTGATCACAGAAGCCATTGACCCAAATTTTGGTTTTAGTCGGTATGCAGAAAAACTTGCTGTTTCTGCAAGTGATTTTGATGAGATGGAAGTTGCATTGAATCAAGAGACTGGCTTGATAGACCAAATGATGTTAGAATTGCTTGGAGAGGAAATTGAAATGGTTCAGCCTGATTCCATCGCATTTTCTGTTCCTTTTCCTGGTAACCTTTATGGAGCTCTGAAATGTGGTCAATTTATCAAATCCCAATTTCCCGAAATCAGTGTATGGATGGGAGGGGGGTATCCAAATACCGAGCTGAGATCATTAAAGGATCCAAGAATTTTTGACTTCATCGATTTTATAACCTTGGATGATGGTGAAGCTCCTGTGCGCCTATTGTTAGAGCATTTGGAAGGGAAGAGACCGTTGGAGGAGCTGAAGAGAACATTTATTCGAGAAGATGATAAGGTGAGGTTCCTGAATAATTCATCTGTGAAGGATGTGTCCAAGCGAGAGGTGGGAACTCCTGATTATTCAGATTTGAAATTACAGGATTATTTATCAGTCATTGAAGTGGCCAATCCCATGCATCGACTATGGAGTGATGGGCGCTGGAACAAGTTGACCTTGGCACATGGCTGCTACTGGGGAAAGTGTACTTTTTGTGACATCTCTCTGGATTATATAGGCAGATATGAACCGATTACTGCTTCCATTCTGGCGGATAGAATTGAAGAGATAATGGACCAGACGGGAAATAATGGGTTCCATTTTGTGGATGAGGCGGCCCCCCCTGCCTTGATGAGAGATTTGGCAATTGAAATCTTGAGGCGAGGCTTGACAGTAGTTTGGTGGACCAATATCAGGTTTGAAAGTAGCTTTACCTTAGATCTTTGCCGCTTGCTCAGAGCTTCTGGGTGCATTGCCGTATCTGGTGGACTGGAAGTTGCTTCAGACCGCTTGCTTGCTTTGATTAAGAAAGGAGTGACAGTGGCCCAAGTAGCCCAAGTATGTAATCATTTTACAGAATCAGGAATTATGGTTCATGCTTATTTGATGTATGGATTTCCTACCCAAACCACACAAGAGACGGTGGACTCCTTGGAAATGGTCAGGCAACTTTTTGAAATGGGAGTATTGCAATCCGCATTTTGGCATCGCTTTGCTATGACAGCCCACAGTCCAGTAGGATTAAATCCAAAGGCCTTTAGTGTATCCAGAGTGGGAGAGAAAGAGGGGGATTTTGCCAATAATGAATTGGAATTTGTGGATCCTGTAGGAGCTGATCATGGGGAGTTTGGAGATGGATTAAGAAAGTCTCTTTTTAATTACATGCATGGAATTGGTTTTGAAATACCCCTACAAGATTGGTTTGATAGAAAAATGCCAAAGACAAGCATTGGTCCTCAGTATATCGCAAAAGCAATTCAAAGTGAACCTGGGATTCCCTATAAGGATCAACAACGAATTCTCTGGATCGGGGCTCAACCTGAATTGATTGCCTTGGAGGATGAGGATTCCTGTGATTTGGTTTTTTCAGGGAAAAAAGAAGATTTCGCGATGGAATTGCCAATGGCTTTGGGCGAATGGGTGTTTAATTTGCTCTCCGAGGTTTCCTACACCCAGAACCTAAAGACCCTGAAACCTATCCGTCAAAGTTATGAAAGCCAACTTGGGGACTTCGAAGAGTTGGCAGAATCTGAAGTTTGGGACATTTTGAGAGCGCAAGGATTGTTGATTTTTTAA
- a CDS encoding Pycsar system effector family protein: MEEQLILKKEKTDREHQTFFRVTFKNNCNLLQIADNKANIIISINALVISSVVAIMGYGTISHQIEIERPITLLPILLLLFTCFVSTILAVQSAKPKIVGNKTTSNIDPKSSIMFFGSSADLSMEEYLSEVNRILPSKKEIQEQMSIALFYQAKVLNKKYMLLRHAYNVFILGLALGILTFLIYLGMIY, translated from the coding sequence ATGGAAGAACAACTCATTTTAAAAAAAGAAAAGACGGATAGAGAGCATCAGACTTTCTTTCGAGTGACTTTTAAGAATAATTGCAATCTTCTTCAGATTGCTGACAACAAGGCAAACATTATTATTAGTATCAATGCTTTGGTGATTTCATCTGTAGTGGCCATCATGGGGTATGGGACTATCTCTCATCAGATTGAAATAGAGCGACCCATTACTTTGTTGCCCATTTTATTGCTTCTATTTACCTGTTTTGTTTCTACGATCCTGGCAGTTCAGTCAGCAAAACCGAAAATCGTGGGTAATAAAACCACATCCAATATAGACCCAAAATCCAGTATCATGTTTTTTGGTTCAAGTGCGGATTTATCGATGGAAGAGTACTTGAGTGAGGTAAATCGGATTCTACCTTCCAAGAAAGAAATTCAGGAGCAAATGTCTATCGCGTTATTTTATCAAGCCAAAGTCCTCAATAAAAAATACATGCTCTTAAGACATGCTTATAATGTGTTTATCCTGGGCCTAGCCTTAGGTATATTGACCTTTTTGATTTATTTAGGCATGATTTACTAA
- a CDS encoding toll/interleukin-1 receptor domain-containing protein, translating to MEDSRFLHQVEQFLLTSNSKWNTSQGILQSLQIDTISPLELDEMLLKAYQKSRDHQFRYSTLPSKKSLDVLWGHIDKVKKREGMDFFKQDQELLLDELDRSAEKCMFLSHSFKDSDKVVDLAKALAKQDLHLWLAETDLLYHQHINSEVKTAIEKLPFFGVFLSENIFDSVWSAKEIEFALNNKKQIIGFFHAETLKKLHPINSKSSIAQELFSKFFDNHQEVIFVNYPSEEHSISFPLGEFMRMDELVALLK from the coding sequence ATGGAAGATTCCAGGTTCCTACATCAAGTTGAACAATTCCTTTTAACCTCTAATTCGAAATGGAATACTTCACAGGGAATCCTTCAATCTTTACAAATTGACACCATTTCTCCTTTGGAATTGGATGAAATGTTACTGAAAGCGTATCAAAAAAGCAGAGACCATCAATTTCGCTATTCCACCTTGCCTTCTAAGAAAAGCTTAGACGTACTCTGGGGGCATATTGATAAAGTCAAAAAAAGAGAGGGGATGGATTTTTTTAAGCAAGATCAAGAGCTCTTATTGGATGAATTGGATCGAAGTGCGGAAAAATGCATGTTTTTATCCCATAGCTTCAAAGATTCGGATAAGGTAGTGGATCTGGCTAAAGCACTGGCTAAACAAGACCTGCATCTTTGGCTGGCAGAAACTGATTTACTGTATCATCAGCATATCAATTCGGAGGTAAAAACCGCCATTGAAAAGCTCCCTTTTTTCGGAGTCTTTTTATCGGAAAACATCTTTGATTCAGTCTGGTCTGCCAAAGAAATTGAATTTGCCTTGAACAATAAGAAACAGATCATCGGCTTTTTTCATGCAGAAACTTTGAAAAAACTCCATCCAATCAATTCAAAATCCTCCATAGCCCAGGAACTATTCAGTAAATTTTTTGACAACCATCAAGAAGTGATTTTTGTAAACTATCCGAGCGAGGAACATTCCATTTCATTTCCATTGGGAGAATTTATGAGAATGGATGAGTTGGTTGCTTTGCTAAAATAA
- a CDS encoding polysaccharide deacetylase family protein encodes MKNLSKWIYLIGIASTFSCSQPDPIVGTSEITKWPEDKKGAISVTYDDGIINQFTIAKPIMDSLNLPATFYIITGKVPGSGKGKFIGRDPQEIIAETREFKTDSSNFFERASLIAFTGTTEAEDYHARVGSLFESGRVEEAYELLDEGYEKLRNGEMVNTGEVIFHNNVEDTTTWEQYKSYAAQGHEIASHTVTHPRLAVLDEVNMLYELEQSKADLQQFIGEESIFSAEGPYGTENERVMEYAYGIFPALRNRMPETWLEEINRGSDAVPGESQKEYVQWQRGILTRHSFEDMKSWIDTTLNHDNIWLVLVIHGVENLGWEPKTKEQLEEYFSFMKSKENELWIETFRDVTKYIRARKNTEVESSMEKDQINIVLNSTLDPKIYSVPLTIKTYIPNEWNQAFANGQESLPIQEDSKGKYVLSHISLGESSAFITH; translated from the coding sequence ATGAAAAACCTTTCTAAATGGATTTATTTGATAGGTATAGCCTCCACATTTTCATGTTCCCAACCTGACCCAATTGTTGGAACCTCGGAAATCACCAAATGGCCAGAAGATAAAAAAGGAGCAATATCTGTCACCTATGATGATGGAATTATCAACCAATTCACGATTGCGAAACCGATTATGGATAGTTTGAACTTGCCTGCCACCTTTTATATCATCACCGGGAAAGTTCCTGGTTCTGGGAAAGGGAAATTTATCGGAAGAGATCCACAGGAAATCATTGCTGAAACGCGAGAATTCAAAACAGATTCCAGCAATTTCTTTGAGCGGGCTTCCCTGATCGCCTTCACAGGCACCACAGAGGCGGAAGACTATCATGCCAGAGTAGGATCATTGTTTGAGTCAGGAAGAGTAGAGGAAGCCTATGAACTGCTAGATGAAGGCTATGAAAAACTCCGAAATGGTGAAATGGTGAATACTGGTGAAGTTATTTTTCATAACAATGTAGAAGATACCACAACTTGGGAACAGTATAAGTCCTATGCTGCCCAAGGACATGAAATTGCCTCCCATACGGTGACCCATCCGAGATTAGCGGTATTGGATGAAGTGAACATGTTGTATGAACTGGAACAAAGCAAAGCCGATCTCCAACAGTTTATTGGGGAAGAGTCTATTTTTTCAGCGGAGGGGCCCTATGGCACCGAAAACGAACGTGTCATGGAATATGCTTATGGAATATTCCCTGCGCTAAGAAACAGGATGCCTGAAACTTGGCTGGAAGAAATAAACCGTGGAAGTGATGCTGTTCCGGGAGAATCACAAAAAGAATACGTGCAATGGCAGCGTGGAATCCTAACCCGGCATTCGTTCGAAGACATGAAATCATGGATTGACACGACCCTGAATCATGATAATATCTGGTTGGTATTAGTGATACATGGAGTAGAAAATCTGGGCTGGGAGCCAAAGACGAAAGAGCAACTTGAGGAGTATTTTTCATTTATGAAATCCAAAGAAAACGAGCTTTGGATTGAAACGTTCCGAGATGTCACCAAATACATCCGAGCTCGGAAAAATACTGAAGTGGAAAGTTCAATGGAAAAGGATCAAATCAACATTGTTTTAAATTCAACGCTTGACCCTAAGATCTATTCCGTACCTCTGACCATCAAAACCTATATTCCAAATGAATGGAACCAAGCCTTTGCTAATGGACAGGAAAGCCTTCCTATTCAAGAGGACTCCAAGGGCAAATATGTGCTATCCCATATCAGTTTAGGTGAATCAAGTGCATTTATCACTCATTAA
- a CDS encoding DsrE family protein encodes MMKKSVLFLFGLILSMAVYAQTPPVKIVFDVTSGEEGVHQSAMRHISVMANQYPDSEFEMVVYSSALDMVLKDKSSVSKELEELAKKENVTFKVCQMSLDRYKLPTSSLIPGVGTVPDGILEIIKKQQEGWGYIKESK; translated from the coding sequence ATGATGAAAAAGTCTGTTTTATTCCTGTTTGGATTGATTCTTTCCATGGCTGTATATGCTCAAACTCCTCCCGTTAAAATTGTTTTTGACGTGACAAGCGGTGAGGAAGGGGTACATCAATCAGCAATGAGGCACATTTCTGTGATGGCGAATCAATACCCTGATTCTGAATTCGAAATGGTGGTCTATAGCAGTGCTTTAGACATGGTTTTGAAAGATAAATCCTCGGTTTCCAAAGAATTGGAGGAATTAGCAAAAAAAGAGAATGTGACGTTTAAGGTTTGCCAAATGAGTTTGGACAGATATAAACTACCCACTTCCAGTTTGATCCCCGGTGTCGGAACAGTTCCTGATGGAATTTTAGAGATCATCAAGAAGCAGCAAGAAGGCTGGGGATATATCAAAGAGAGTAAATAA
- a CDS encoding dienelactone hydrolase family protein — translation MKQLNKEDIQQEVFDLYDAYAHNKLDRRTFVEKLSAYAVGGITVASLMSAMMPNYVDTRTILPDDERLESEFIMYDSPKGGGKIKGLLSTPTGMTGKVPGIVVVHENRGLNPYIEDVGRRCAVAGFISLAPDALTPLGGYPGNDDEGRAMQSKRDRNEMLEDFIAAYETLKNHPDCTGEVGVVGFCFGGWISNMMAVRLPDLGAAVPFYGGQPSAEDAAKIKAPLMLQYAGLDERVNAGWPAYEEVLKANNIEYQAFVYPDVNHGFHNNTTPRYDEAAATLAWERTIDFFNEKLKS, via the coding sequence ATGAAACAATTGAACAAAGAGGATATCCAACAGGAAGTTTTTGATCTCTATGATGCCTATGCACACAACAAACTAGACCGAAGGACTTTTGTAGAAAAACTTTCGGCTTATGCCGTTGGAGGAATTACGGTAGCCTCATTAATGAGTGCCATGATGCCTAATTATGTGGACACCCGAACCATATTACCAGATGATGAGCGCCTGGAATCTGAATTCATTATGTACGACTCCCCCAAGGGAGGAGGCAAAATCAAAGGATTGCTCTCCACTCCTACAGGGATGACTGGCAAGGTTCCTGGAATCGTGGTAGTACATGAAAACAGGGGGTTGAATCCCTATATAGAAGATGTAGGAAGAAGATGTGCAGTGGCTGGTTTTATTTCCTTGGCCCCAGATGCGTTGACTCCTTTGGGAGGCTATCCCGGCAATGATGATGAAGGTAGAGCCATGCAATCCAAAAGGGATAGAAATGAAATGTTAGAGGACTTCATCGCTGCCTATGAAACTCTCAAAAACCACCCTGATTGTACAGGTGAAGTGGGAGTAGTAGGCTTCTGCTTTGGTGGTTGGATTTCCAATATGATGGCTGTAAGACTGCCCGATTTGGGAGCTGCAGTTCCTTTTTATGGAGGACAGCCCTCTGCTGAGGATGCAGCCAAGATTAAAGCTCCTTTGATGCTTCAATATGCCGGTTTGGATGAACGCGTCAATGCAGGATGGCCAGCCTATGAAGAAGTTTTGAAAGCCAACAATATTGAATACCAAGCATTTGTTTACCCAGATGTAAATCATGGTTTTCACAATAACACCACCCCGAGATATGATGAGGCTGCTGCGACTTTGGCCTGGGAAAGAACCATTGACTTTTTTAATGAAAAGCTCAAAAGTTAA
- a CDS encoding Tat (twin-arginine translocation) pathway signal sequence containing protein — protein MKESNSNSRRSFLEKIALGSAVGGLAGILNPAVANPLEENKKQMHEADEWFKKIKGSHRIVYDGSTPHDGFPIIWNWAFYLTNNQTDSPDSDITAMTVLRHSAVPFALEDRLWSKYKLGAVFEVNDPATGAPSLRNPYYEPKPGDFPMPQIQGIKDLQARGAMFCVCDLALQVYSGAIAGQMNLQMEDVYKDMISGVHPGIQVVPSGVWALGRAQEHGCAYVFAGG, from the coding sequence ATGAAAGAATCAAATAGTAATTCTCGAAGAAGTTTTCTTGAAAAAATCGCATTAGGTTCTGCGGTTGGTGGATTAGCAGGAATATTGAATCCAGCAGTTGCAAATCCACTAGAAGAAAATAAGAAGCAGATGCATGAAGCTGACGAATGGTTCAAAAAAATCAAAGGTTCGCATCGAATTGTATATGATGGTTCTACACCTCATGATGGATTCCCAATTATTTGGAATTGGGCATTTTACTTAACCAATAATCAAACCGATAGTCCTGATTCTGACATTACTGCCATGACGGTGCTAAGACATTCAGCCGTTCCGTTTGCATTGGAGGACAGACTTTGGTCAAAGTATAAATTAGGGGCTGTATTTGAAGTGAATGATCCTGCTACGGGGGCTCCTTCCTTAAGAAATCCATACTATGAGCCTAAACCAGGTGATTTTCCGATGCCTCAAATTCAAGGGATCAAAGATCTTCAAGCAAGGGGAGCCATGTTTTGTGTTTGTGATTTAGCACTTCAGGTGTATAGTGGGGCTATAGCGGGTCAGATGAACCTGCAAATGGAAGACGTATACAAAGATATGATAAGTGGAGTGCACCCCGGAATACAAGTGGTTCCTTCAGGGGTCTGGGCATTGGGTAGAGCCCAAGAGCATGGTTGCGCTTATGTATTTGCTGGAGGTTAA
- a CDS encoding NYN domain-containing protein, with amino-acid sequence MRDNKFNIAVLIDGDNAQAKLIKEILEEVSKYGKATIRRIYGDWTTPQMNSWKEMINLHSFNPIQKFSYTTGKNSTDSSLIIDAMDILHSDSVDGFCIVSSDSDYTGLAKRIREEGLFVMGIGRRITPKAFVQSCEIFTFAENLGPDTEEDKTPFRKSDKTPSNTSKQGNTRSEDSKKEEILKEAPTLDLNLIDKAFEISSDEEEEIHIAKIGSSLRKIDPSFDPRSYGFRNLTELFRSLKKYQVMKNEVNGLNYPLVKLK; translated from the coding sequence ATGAGAGACAATAAATTCAACATCGCAGTACTAATTGATGGCGATAATGCACAGGCTAAATTAATCAAAGAGATATTAGAAGAGGTTTCCAAATATGGAAAAGCCACCATACGACGTATTTATGGAGATTGGACTACCCCACAGATGAATAGCTGGAAAGAAATGATCAACCTCCATTCTTTCAATCCTATCCAAAAATTCTCCTACACCACAGGAAAAAACTCTACGGATAGCTCCCTGATCATTGATGCCATGGATATTTTACATAGCGATAGCGTAGATGGATTTTGCATTGTTTCAAGTGATTCCGATTATACAGGCCTTGCTAAAAGAATCCGGGAAGAAGGTTTGTTTGTCATGGGTATCGGAAGAAGAATTACCCCCAAGGCCTTTGTCCAATCCTGCGAGATATTCACGTTTGCTGAAAACCTCGGCCCAGATACAGAAGAGGATAAAACTCCCTTTAGAAAAAGCGATAAAACTCCTTCCAATACTTCCAAACAAGGAAATACTAGGTCAGAAGATTCTAAGAAAGAAGAAATTTTAAAAGAGGCTCCTACCCTAGATTTAAATTTAATTGACAAAGCTTTTGAGATTTCTTCGGACGAAGAAGAAGAAATTCACATCGCCAAAATCGGATCATCATTGAGAAAGATAGACCCTAGCTTTGACCCAAGATCTTATGGCTTTAGAAACCTCACCGAATTGTTCCGAAGCCTGAAAAAATACCAGGTAATGAAAAACGAGGTGAATGGGCTGAATTATCCCTTGGTCAAATTGAAATAA
- a CDS encoding class I SAM-dependent methyltransferase: protein MKRYILAIILGIAFNFQQVVLAQSSKNDTQVYQSKEPSWDGTGKVYLGREISQVMGFAGKDWLERASREREEGIAAALENLPINSSSTVADIGAGSGYYTFRIAPLVPQGKVYAVEIQKDAIDYINAKSKELNLKNVETVQGSEKSSNLPKGAIDLVIMVDVYHELSYPQEMLQSIYESLSPNGKVLLLEYRGEDPTINIKPLHKMTEKQVTKELNANGFELEKNGKFLPIQHYLIYKKKK, encoded by the coding sequence ATGAAAAGATATATCCTTGCCATTATCCTGGGAATTGCTTTCAATTTTCAGCAGGTGGTATTAGCACAATCCTCTAAAAATGATACCCAAGTCTACCAATCCAAAGAACCGAGTTGGGATGGAACAGGAAAAGTTTACTTAGGAAGAGAAATATCCCAAGTCATGGGATTTGCAGGAAAGGACTGGTTGGAGAGAGCCAGTAGAGAACGAGAAGAAGGAATTGCTGCAGCTTTAGAAAACCTACCCATCAATTCATCGAGTACAGTGGCAGATATTGGAGCAGGCTCAGGATATTACACCTTTCGTATCGCCCCACTTGTTCCTCAAGGCAAAGTGTATGCAGTGGAAATTCAAAAAGATGCGATTGATTACATCAATGCAAAAAGTAAAGAGCTAAACTTGAAGAATGTCGAGACTGTTCAAGGATCAGAAAAATCATCTAACCTTCCAAAAGGGGCAATAGACTTAGTGATCATGGTTGATGTATACCATGAGTTATCCTATCCTCAGGAAATGCTACAGAGTATTTATGAATCCTTATCTCCCAATGGCAAGGTCCTACTCCTTGAATACCGAGGTGAAGACCCTACTATCAACATTAAACCATTGCACAAAATGACCGAAAAACAAGTCACCAAAGAGTTGAATGCCAATGGTTTTGAATTGGAGAAAAATGGAAAGTTCTTGCCCATCCAGCACTATCTCATATACAAAAAGAAAAAATAA